The following are encoded together in the Magnetospirillum gryphiswaldense MSR-1 v2 genome:
- a CDS encoding DUF6900 domain-containing protein translates to MKTRDEALANIAATILDLETLDTRNSDRQDFHELAVWQIKKALEAAYAAGREAK, encoded by the coding sequence ATGAAAACCCGCGACGAAGCCCTGGCGAACATCGCCGCCACCATCCTGGATCTGGAAACCTTGGACACCCGCAACAGCGACCGCCAGGACTTCCACGAACTGGCGGTTTGGCAAATTAAGAAGGCCCTGGAAGCCGCCTATGCCGCCGGGCGGGAGGCCAAGTAA
- a CDS encoding site-specific DNA-methyltransferase — protein MNHPFPDTVEPWPIDRLIPYGRNARTHSDVQVAQIAASIVEFGWTNPVLADSQGNVIAGHGRLAAAKSLGLDTVPVVILDHLTEAQRRAYILADNKLALNAGWDDETLSAELHALNAEGYDLDLIGFSEEELDALMAPLDDEGDGDGEAGEDEIPEPPADPVTRPGDLWILGRHRLLCGDSTSATDVERLLAGAVPHLMTTDPPYGVEYDPTWRNEAGVSSTTRTGKVANDDRADWSEAWALFPGEVAYVWHAAIYAKVVADSLEANDFKIRAQIIWSKNRFVLGRGDYHWQHEPCWYAVRKNGTGHWQGARDQATVWAIGNNGDEDEATVHGTQKPVECMRRPILNNSAEGDGVYEPFAGSGTTVIAAETTGRICFAMELNPAYADVIVGRWQKLTGQKAVLDGDGRSFEEVAAGKAINAG, from the coding sequence ATGAACCATCCGTTTCCCGACACGGTCGAGCCTTGGCCCATCGACCGGCTGATCCCCTATGGCCGCAATGCGCGGACCCATTCGGACGTCCAGGTGGCCCAGATCGCTGCCAGCATTGTCGAGTTCGGCTGGACCAATCCGGTGCTGGCCGACAGCCAGGGCAACGTCATCGCCGGGCATGGCCGACTGGCCGCCGCCAAATCCCTGGGGCTGGACACGGTGCCGGTGGTGATTCTCGATCATCTGACCGAAGCCCAACGCCGCGCCTACATCCTGGCCGACAACAAGCTGGCCCTGAATGCCGGGTGGGACGATGAAACCCTGTCGGCGGAACTGCACGCACTCAATGCCGAGGGTTATGACCTGGATCTGATCGGTTTCTCGGAAGAGGAACTGGACGCCCTGATGGCGCCCCTCGACGACGAAGGCGATGGGGATGGCGAGGCCGGTGAAGATGAAATCCCCGAGCCGCCCGCCGATCCGGTGACGCGGCCCGGCGATTTGTGGATATTGGGTCGCCACCGCCTGCTGTGCGGCGACAGCACCAGCGCCACCGACGTGGAGCGCCTGTTGGCCGGGGCAGTGCCGCATCTGATGACCACAGATCCACCTTACGGGGTGGAATACGATCCCACTTGGCGGAACGAGGCAGGGGTGTCGTCCACCACCCGCACCGGTAAGGTGGCCAACGATGACCGTGCCGACTGGAGCGAAGCCTGGGCGCTGTTCCCTGGCGAGGTCGCCTATGTCTGGCACGCGGCGATCTACGCCAAAGTGGTCGCCGACAGCCTGGAAGCCAACGACTTCAAAATCCGCGCCCAGATCATCTGGTCGAAGAACCGCTTCGTCCTGGGCCGTGGTGATTACCACTGGCAGCACGAGCCCTGCTGGTATGCCGTACGCAAGAACGGCACCGGCCATTGGCAGGGCGCTCGGGATCAGGCCACCGTTTGGGCCATCGGCAACAACGGCGACGAGGACGAAGCAACGGTTCACGGCACCCAGAAGCCGGTGGAATGCATGCGCCGCCCGATCCTCAACAACAGCGCCGAGGGCGACGGGGTGTACGAGCCGTTCGCGGGCAGCGGCACCACGGTGATCGCTGCCGAGACCACAGGGCGCATCTGCTTTGCCATGGAATTGAACCCGGCCTATGCCGACGTGATCGTCGGGCGCTGGCAGAAGCTGACCGGGCAGAAGGCCGTGCTGGACGGGGATGGCCGGAGTTTCGAGGAAGTCGCCGCCGGGAAGGCGATCAACGCCGGGTGA
- a CDS encoding DNA cytosine methyltransferase, with the protein MQLAHTEPVSPALGSMPHAQGLVYGSVCSGIEAATAAWEPLGWRAAFFAEIEPFPSAILAQRYPAIPNLGDMTAIDGSAWRGKIDVLVGGTPCQAFSVAGLRKSLNDSRGNLALKFVELADAIDPAWVVWENVPGVLSTRDNAFGCLLGGLAGEDGPVVPPGGKWSDAGIVFGPTRTVAWRVLDAQYFGLAQRRRRVFVIAGARERADPVQVLFEREGVRRDHPPRREAEQAVAPTLDARAGRSGETSFATSGGLIAEAFGGNNTSGPIDIATALNACASASGRMDFETETFVATTLRARDLSRGVDSDCTDTLIAHTLRAKANLAHRPDIDTLVTHSLRGEGFDASEDGTGRGTPLVPVAFPILEAGARTGISTTDPRAGIGIGGDGDPMFTLQAGKQHAVAFNMHKSGNTQSSLGIAVDHTDCLRAFEKSPFAVHSPGMAVRRLTPRECERLQGFPDDYTMIPWRRKVAGDCPDGPRYRALGNSMAVPVMTWLGRRIQNAGKRQ; encoded by the coding sequence ATGCAGCTTGCTCACACCGAGCCGGTATCCCCGGCGCTCGGCTCGATGCCGCACGCCCAGGGCTTGGTTTACGGCTCGGTGTGCAGCGGAATCGAGGCGGCGACGGCGGCGTGGGAGCCGTTGGGCTGGCGGGCGGCATTTTTCGCCGAGATCGAACCGTTCCCGTCCGCCATACTGGCCCAACGCTATCCGGCTATTCCCAACCTGGGCGACATGACCGCCATCGACGGTTCGGCATGGCGGGGGAAGATCGACGTGCTGGTGGGCGGGACGCCCTGCCAAGCCTTCTCGGTGGCGGGTCTGCGCAAGTCGCTGAACGATTCCCGCGGCAATCTTGCCCTCAAATTCGTGGAACTCGCCGATGCCATCGATCCAGCTTGGGTTGTTTGGGAAAACGTCCCAGGAGTCCTCTCCACCCGCGACAACGCCTTCGGATGCCTTCTGGGCGGACTGGCCGGAGAAGATGGTCCGGTTGTCCCGCCAGGGGGCAAATGGTCGGACGCTGGTATTGTGTTTGGACCCACGCGTACAGTCGCGTGGCGGGTGCTCGACGCCCAATATTTCGGCCTGGCCCAACGCCGCCGCCGTGTGTTCGTTATCGCAGGTGCTCGAGAGCGGGCCGATCCCGTCCAAGTACTTTTTGAGCGCGAAGGCGTGCGCCGGGATCATCCGCCGCGCCGAGAAGCGGAACAAGCAGTTGCCCCCACGCTTGATGCTCGCGCTGGCCGCAGCGGCGAAACGTCATTCGCCACCAGCGGCGGATTGATCGCCGAGGCGTTCGGCGGCAACAATACCTCCGGCCCCATCGACATCGCCACGGCGCTCAACGCCTGTGCCTCGGCCAGCGGGCGGATGGATTTCGAGACCGAGACTTTCGTCGCCACCACATTGCGGGCTCGCGACCTGTCCCGTGGCGTCGATAGCGACTGCACCGACACCCTGATCGCCCACACCCTGCGGGCCAAGGCGAACCTCGCTCACCGGCCCGACATCGACACCCTGGTCACCCATTCCCTGCGCGGCGAGGGCTTCGATGCTTCGGAAGATGGGACCGGGCGCGGCACGCCCTTGGTGCCGGTTGCGTTTCCCATTCTGGAAGCAGGTGCCCGCACGGGCATCAGCACCACGGATCCCCGTGCCGGAATCGGCATCGGTGGTGACGGCGATCCCATGTTCACGTTGCAGGCGGGCAAGCAGCACGCCGTGGCGTTCAACATGCACAAGAGCGGTAATACCCAATCGTCGCTCGGCATTGCCGTGGATCATACCGACTGCCTGCGGGCCTTTGAGAAATCGCCCTTTGCCGTCCATTCCCCCGGCATGGCGGTGCGCCGCCTGACGCCTCGGGAATGCGAGCGGCTCCAAGGTTTCCCTGACGATTACACCATGATCCCCTGGCGGCGGAAGGTGGCTGGAGACTGCCCCGACGGCCCGCGCTATCGGGCACTGGGCAATTCCATGGCCGTGCCGGTGATGACTTGGCTGGGCCGCCGCATCCAGAACGCTGGAAAACGACAATGA